CCTTCCGAACTCGGTGACACTGCTCGGTGACGCGTGCACCTTGGAACCATAGGTCTCCATGATCAGACGGCGGAACGGCTTCTGGTCGTACGATACTCGGACCATGAACACGGTACAGTTCATGTCGAAGTGGGCACAGGACAGGGCCAGAGCGCTTCCCCACTGCCCAGCCCCGGTCTCCGTGGTTAGGTTCTCCACACCCTCCTTCATGTTGTAGTATGCCTGGGCGATGGCCGAGTTGGGCTTATGCGAGCCGGCGGGAGACAGGTCTTCCCGCTTGAAGTAGATCTTGGCCGGGGTCTTGAGATATGCCTCCAGCCTCCTAGCCCGCTGCAGCGGGGAAGGTCGTCCGAGCATAAGGTAGGCGTCCCTGACCTCCTCGGGGATATCGATGTACCGGTCGGTGGACATCTCCTGGGCAATGGCCGCCTTGGGGAAGATGGCCGCCAGGTCCTCCGGCTTAGCTGGCTCCATGGTCTGGGGATTCAGCGGCGGCGGGATGGGCAACGGGAGATCGGCAGCGATGTTGTACCATTGGCGGGGAATGTCGTCGACGTTGAGCATGACCTTATCATTGGGATTTATTGCCATGTTCGGGGAGAAAAGTCAGGCGAGTATATAACAACTATGCGTAACGTTGTATAATATTGTACATTATCATCCGCAAGTATCACATTGCATCGCTCCTTCCTCTCCGTGAAGGGTGCGACCGCATACCTGGCAGGAGCGAGCGTCCCCGATAGCAGTCAATACCTGGCCTGGCTTGGAACCCTCCCGGTAGACAGTGATTCCCTTGCACCCCCGGCGGTGGGTGTGGACCAAGATCTGACGGATCTCTTGCCAGGGAGTGCCGGCAGGCAGGTTGATAGTTTTGGAGACGGCATTGTCCACTCGCCTCTGGAAGGCCGCCTGCATCTCGACCTGCGCACCTGGAGGAACATCGTGAGCGGTAACGAACAGCCGTCGCACCTCCTCCGGGATCGTTGCCAGGTGCTGGGCCGAGGGGCTGGACGAGAGCTTCCCCAGCAACTCGTCGGTTAGGAAGCCGCCCTCCCTGGCCGCCTCCAGAAAGAGAGGGAGGATTTCTACGAAGTGCTGCCCTTCCAGCACGTTCCGGACGAACGACACGGCATAGTATGGTTCGATCCCCGACGAGCATCCGGCGATCATGCTTATCGTACCGGTGGGCGCGATGGACAGTAGAGTGGCGTTGCGCTGCGGTCCCGTGATCGTCGACCTCTCGATATTCGGAAAGCTGCCCCGGGACTCGGCGATAGCCTTTGATGCTCGCTCCGCCTCCCGTCGAATAAACTCGATGAGCCGGTCGGCCAGTTCCAGTGAGTGGGGGCTGCCATAGGTGATTTTCAATCGAACAAGGAGATCGGCGAAACCCATGATCCCCAGGCCGATCTTGCGGTTGCCTCGGACCACTTCGGCCGTCTGGGGCAGGGGATAGCGGTTGGCATCGATGACGTTGTCCAAGAACCTCACCCCCAGGTCCACCGTTCTCGCCAACCGGTCCCAATCCACCCTCCCGTCCTCAGTCATGCGGTCGAGGTTCACCGAGCCCAGGTTGCATGCCTCGAATGGGAGGAGAGGTACCTCTCCGCAGGGATTGGTGGCTTCGAAAGCCCCCAGCTGAGGAGTGGGGTTATTGCGGTTCACCGTATCGATGAATAGCGTTCCGGGGTCCCCTCCCCGCCAGGCCGAGGCAGCTATGCGGTCCAGGACATAGGAGGCGGAGATGGTCCTGACCTTCCGGCCATCGCGGGGGTTAATGAGGTCGTAGTCCTCGTCCCTCACCGCCTTGGCCATGAAGTCGTCGGTGACCGCCACCGAGAGGTTGAAGTTCGGCAGGGAGGAGAGGTCGTCCTTGGCGGCGATGAACCTCTCGATGTCGGGGTGATCCACTCTCAGCACCCCCATGTTCGCTCCCCTACGCCGCCCCCCCTGTTTGATAGCATTGGTGGCGGCGTCGAATACCCTCATGAACGACACTGGTCCGGAAGCGACCCCTCCCGTCGAGCGGACCACGTCGCCCTCCGGTCGGAGGCGGGAGAACGAGAACCCCACTCCTCCCCCAGTCTGTTGCACGACCGCCCCGAACTTGATAGCATCATAGATGCTTTCGATCGAGTCCAGGACCGGGATCACGAAGCAGGCGGAGAGCTGCTGGAGGTTGGTCCCGGCGTTCATCAGGGTCGGGGAGTTGGGAAGGAACTCCAGCGACCGCATGGCGTTGTAGAATTCCCTCTCTTCGTTCCTTCGGTCCCCGTACCGCTCGCTCACCGCAGCGATATTGGATGATACCCTCCTGAACATCTGGTCCGGGCTCTCTCGGACCTTTCCGTTCTCATCCTTACTCAGATACCGTCTCTCCAGGACCTGGAGGGCGTTAGGAGAGAACGATGGTAGATCGGGCATCGATCTACGATAGATGATCGGGAGCTATATCCCTATCTCGAGATCGTCGGGCGGGGAAGACGGCGGCCTCAATATTCTATTATAGAGTACCCGCCCGTATCTGTTCGCAAGGAGAACATCTCCCATGACCGTCAAGAAATACGAGAACTCGGGCAACAGCTTCACCATCGAGGTAGACCAGGAGCTTTGCGATGCTCAAGAGGATTGCATCAATGTCTGTCCCACGAACGTCTATGATCTGGTCGAGGGGAAGGCCGTCCCGGTAAGGATCGATGAGTGCATAGAGTGCTGCCAGTGCGTGGACGCTTGCCCCCGCGGCGCCATCAAACACTCTTCGTGTTGATCAGTCCGTTCTCTGGAGGATACCTCGGGAGTACCAGGCCTGGGCCACTTCTCTCACCTTCAGCTCCCTGCGCAGGTCGGCCGAGGTAAGCCCCCCCTGGTCGGTGATGATGCTCGAGAACAGCTCGAGGGGGGAGCTCTCGAAGACCTGCACATGCTCAGTGAGCCGGTCGCCCAGAGTCTTGGTGGACGTCGACAGGTCGGATAGGACCACCGGACATATCTTGCTCCACCCGCAGACCGCATAGGCCTTGAGCTCATAAGCCCCCGCTGCCTCCGCCAGGGATCTGGTGCCCACCTTGTTCACCAGGCCTGAAGCGGTGACCGAGTCCGCCCCCACAATCGCTCCATCAAGGTGCCCCATTCTCGCGAAGACCGTGGAATCGTAGATGACCTCGGTCTCCATGCCCTGCGCCGCGAGGACCTTGGCGAACTGACGCCCCTCCCCTCCGGGCGTGGACTCAGCTACTGTGATCCTAATTTCCCGATCCTTAGCCAGGGCCGAGAGCACCTGGGCCACCGTTGCGGAGTAGGATGTCGTCATGAAACAGCGACCCTTTATGAGCCTGGCGCTGTGCTCGGCGATGCGCATGCCGCTTCCTTTCTCCCGCTCCAGCGCCTCCGATAGCGCCTTTCTCAGGGATGCTGGACCTCCTGCCCCCTGAGCCGTCATCAGCATGATGGTGTTGGCAACATTGAACACCGGGGCAATGCTTGGCTTGGCGCGGTGGATGGCCACGGCAAAATCCTCCCATTCCGGGGCCGGTATGGTGACTAGGTCCTGCTCAGGCATCGACAGCAGGCCGTTGAGGATCGATGCGTGCATTCCTGCGGCCCCGGACGCGGCATCACGGGCCAGGGTCTCCGCGATCTCAGATAGGCGGGGGTCCATGGCTACGTCATCTTTCGAGCCGCATTTAATCGTTGGCCATAGCGCAGCCCCAGTCCCTGGTCAGCGTAAGAATGGTGATGGCACGAATGAGAAGGTCAGTAAAACGGGGCGAAGGGAATGGGTTTGCCTACGCGTAGCTGGACACTACCTCGTCGGAGATATGCTCAAGCTTCTCCAGCTTCTGAGGATAGTGGTTGCGGGGATCGAGGCTGATGATCAGGTTGCTTCCGTCCTCGTTGACCTTGCCGGTGGCCCTCGCCAGCACATCAAGGACCGGACGAAATCCGTTCCACATCTCCAGGACGTCCAGGCCGTTGAGGACGATGATCCCTTCCTTGTTGTCGGATAGGAAGCTGTTGATGTACTTCTCGAACGCCTGGAGGTTCATCGGCGGGATGCACTCGGGGTTCGGCCTGGTGCTCAGCCACATGGTCTCCAGCATCTGCTCGTCGAAATCGAGCTGGCTCCTGAGAAGTCGGGGCGGGTTCTTGGATATGTAGAGTGCCTTGCGACCCTTATCGAGTTCCTTTCTGAGGACCTGGTGAGTCCTCAACGGTACG
The DNA window shown above is from Methanomassiliicoccus sp. and carries:
- a CDS encoding adenosylcobalamin-dependent ribonucleoside-diphosphate reductase, which codes for MPDLPSFSPNALQVLERRYLSKDENGKVRESPDQMFRRVSSNIAAVSERYGDRRNEEREFYNAMRSLEFLPNSPTLMNAGTNLQQLSACFVIPVLDSIESIYDAIKFGAVVQQTGGGVGFSFSRLRPEGDVVRSTGGVASGPVSFMRVFDAATNAIKQGGRRRGANMGVLRVDHPDIERFIAAKDDLSSLPNFNLSVAVTDDFMAKAVRDEDYDLINPRDGRKVRTISASYVLDRIAASAWRGGDPGTLFIDTVNRNNPTPQLGAFEATNPCGEVPLLPFEACNLGSVNLDRMTEDGRVDWDRLARTVDLGVRFLDNVIDANRYPLPQTAEVVRGNRKIGLGIMGFADLLVRLKITYGSPHSLELADRLIEFIRREAERASKAIAESRGSFPNIERSTITGPQRNATLLSIAPTGTISMIAGCSSGIEPYYAVSFVRNVLEGQHFVEILPLFLEAAREGGFLTDELLGKLSSSPSAQHLATIPEEVRRLFVTAHDVPPGAQVEMQAAFQRRVDNAVSKTINLPAGTPWQEIRQILVHTHRRGCKGITVYREGSKPGQVLTAIGDARSCQVCGRTLHGEEGAMQCDTCG
- a CDS encoding 4Fe-4S binding protein, with protein sequence MTVKKYENSGNSFTIEVDQELCDAQEDCINVCPTNVYDLVEGKAVPVRIDECIECCQCVDACPRGAIKHSSC
- a CDS encoding DUF835 domain-containing protein: MKLSKGKFYLFEERVPLRTHQVLRKELDKGRKALYISKNPPRLLRSQLDFDEQMLETMWLSTRPNPECIPPMNLQAFEKYINSFLSDNKEGIIVLNGLDVLEMWNGFRPVLDVLARATGKVNEDGSNLIISLDPRNHYPQKLEKLEHISDEVVSSYA